The following proteins come from a genomic window of Burkholderia stabilis:
- a CDS encoding sensor histidine kinase gives MAHSLRGRLLWWLLLPLAAFVLIAGAMSYDTARRTAGLVQDSALVASARTIGEDVEWRDGYLAADVPPAALEIFESPSADSVYYKVIDSRERLLAGNPALDLPARHGVEPTLYDTALDGVPLRAVIYDRQLYNEGKVETVTVVVAKTTRSRNAMVDTIWRPQLVRLSLMLMLAVVLVYLGLTLELRPLMKLKDDVADRGPMELEPIRPERLQHELRPIVDAINRCIARLNTHTATQRRFIADAAHQLRTPIAVLDTQIQYAQRRGHDDPELVAVLDSMQRSSRKMAAVTDKLLLLAHAEATPSTLLTHRVDLAAVVSSVLEETIVLAQQRDIDLGADLGERLDVAGSDSLLTALVMNLVDNAVRYTQPGGCVTVAARRDGETIVLEVVDNGPGIPAEARPHVFKRFYRVSADTEGSGLGLAIVREIAQAHGGSASLAPGPGNRGIVLTVRLPAYE, from the coding sequence ATGGCGCACAGCCTGCGCGGTCGGCTGCTGTGGTGGCTGCTGCTGCCGCTCGCGGCCTTCGTGCTGATCGCGGGCGCGATGTCGTACGACACCGCGCGGCGCACGGCCGGGCTCGTGCAGGACAGCGCGCTCGTGGCGTCCGCACGCACGATCGGCGAGGACGTCGAATGGCGCGACGGCTATCTCGCGGCCGACGTGCCGCCCGCCGCGCTGGAGATCTTCGAGTCGCCTTCGGCCGATTCGGTCTACTACAAGGTGATCGACAGCCGCGAGCGCCTGCTCGCCGGCAATCCGGCGCTCGACCTGCCCGCACGGCACGGCGTCGAGCCGACGCTGTACGACACGGCGCTCGACGGCGTGCCGCTGCGCGCGGTGATCTACGACCGCCAGCTGTACAACGAGGGCAAGGTCGAGACGGTCACGGTCGTCGTCGCGAAGACGACACGCTCGCGCAATGCGATGGTCGACACGATCTGGCGGCCGCAGCTCGTGCGCCTGTCGCTGATGCTGATGCTCGCGGTGGTGCTCGTGTATCTCGGCCTGACGCTGGAGCTTCGCCCGCTGATGAAGCTGAAGGACGATGTCGCCGACCGCGGGCCGATGGAGCTGGAGCCGATTCGCCCCGAGCGGCTGCAGCACGAGCTGCGGCCGATCGTCGACGCGATCAACCGGTGCATCGCGCGGCTCAACACGCATACGGCCACGCAGCGCCGTTTCATCGCGGACGCCGCGCACCAGTTGCGCACGCCGATCGCGGTGCTCGACACGCAGATCCAGTACGCGCAGCGGCGCGGCCACGACGATCCGGAGCTGGTGGCCGTGCTCGACAGCATGCAGCGCAGCAGCCGCAAGATGGCCGCCGTGACCGACAAGCTGCTGCTGCTCGCGCATGCGGAAGCCACGCCGTCGACGCTGCTGACCCATCGCGTCGATCTCGCGGCCGTGGTGTCGAGCGTGCTGGAGGAGACGATCGTGCTCGCGCAGCAGCGCGACATCGATCTCGGCGCCGATCTGGGCGAACGGCTCGACGTCGCGGGCAGCGACAGCCTGCTGACCGCGCTGGTGATGAACCTCGTCGACAACGCGGTGCGCTACACGCAGCCGGGCGGCTGCGTGACGGTTGCCGCGCGGCGCGACGGCGAGACGATCGTGCTGGAGGTGGTCGACAACGGCCCGGGCATCCCCGCTGAAGCGCGACCGCACGTGTTCAAGCGGTTCTACCGCGTGTCGGCCGATACCGAAGGCTCGGGCCTCGGCCTCGCGATCGTCCGCGAGATCGCGCAGGCGCACGGCGGCAGCGCGTCGCTCGCGCCGGGCCCCGGCAATCGCGGTATCGTCCTGACCGTACGGCTGCCCGCCTACGAATGA
- a CDS encoding ABC transporter ATP-binding protein: MNQAVSPSTPAIEFRNVSCRFISPEGKATVALRDFSMSVARGEFIAIVGPTGCGKSTTLNLITGLLKPVSGEVRVMGRPVDGIDPRIGFVFQADAVFPWRNVIDNVAAGPLFRGRSKDVAYAQAEEWIRKVGLDKFTKHYPHQLSGGMRKRVALAQTFINQPEILLMDEPFSALDMQTRTLMQDELLQLWSANKGSVVFVTHDLEEAIALADRVFVLTARPATLKRVYEIDLPRPRVTSEIRYDARFIEISKDIWHDLREEVQIG, translated from the coding sequence ATGAACCAGGCAGTTTCCCCGAGCACACCGGCGATCGAGTTTCGCAATGTGTCGTGCCGCTTCATTTCGCCGGAAGGCAAGGCCACCGTCGCGCTGCGCGACTTCAGCATGAGCGTCGCGCGCGGCGAATTCATCGCGATCGTCGGGCCGACCGGCTGCGGCAAGTCGACGACGCTCAACCTGATCACCGGGCTGCTCAAGCCCGTGTCGGGCGAAGTGCGCGTGATGGGCCGCCCGGTCGACGGCATCGATCCGCGCATCGGCTTCGTGTTCCAGGCCGACGCGGTGTTCCCGTGGCGCAACGTGATCGACAACGTCGCGGCGGGCCCGCTGTTTCGCGGCCGCTCGAAGGACGTGGCCTATGCGCAGGCCGAGGAATGGATCCGCAAGGTCGGCCTCGACAAGTTCACGAAGCACTACCCGCACCAGCTCTCCGGCGGGATGCGCAAGCGTGTCGCGCTCGCGCAGACCTTCATCAACCAGCCGGAAATCCTGCTGATGGACGAGCCGTTCTCCGCGCTCGACATGCAGACGCGCACGCTGATGCAGGACGAGCTGCTGCAGCTCTGGTCCGCGAACAAGGGCTCGGTCGTGTTCGTCACGCACGATCTCGAAGAAGCGATCGCGCTCGCCGACCGCGTGTTCGTGCTGACCGCGCGCCCCGCGACGCTCAAGCGCGTGTATGAGATCGACCTGCCGCGCCCGCGCGTCACGTCGGAGATTCGCTACGACGCGCGCTTCATCGAAATTTCCAAGGACATCTGGCACGACCTGCGCGAAGAAGTGCAGATCGGCTGA
- the fliP gene encoding flagellar type III secretion system pore protein FliP (The bacterial flagellar biogenesis protein FliP forms a type III secretion system (T3SS)-type pore required for flagellar assembly.): MKHEFLRRVARFAPVLILCLAPALACAQTNGLPAFNASPGPHGGTTYSLSVQTMLLLTMLSFLPAMVLMMTSFTRIIIVLSLLRQALGTSTTPPNQVLVGLAMFLTFFVMSPVLDRAYNDGYKPFSDGAMPMEQAVQRGIAPFKTFMLKQTRETDLALFAKISKAAPMQGPEDVPLSLLVPAFVTSELKTGFQIGFTVFIPFLIIDMVVASVLMSMGMMMVSPSTVSLPFKLMLFVLVDGWQLLIGSLAQSFT, encoded by the coding sequence ATGAAACACGAATTCCTGCGTCGCGTGGCGCGCTTCGCGCCCGTGCTGATCCTCTGCCTGGCCCCCGCGCTCGCCTGCGCGCAGACGAACGGCCTGCCCGCGTTCAACGCGAGCCCGGGCCCGCACGGCGGCACCACGTATTCGCTGAGCGTGCAGACGATGCTGCTGCTCACGATGCTGTCGTTCCTGCCGGCGATGGTGCTGATGATGACGAGCTTCACGCGCATCATCATCGTGCTGTCGCTGCTGCGCCAGGCGCTCGGCACCTCGACGACGCCGCCGAACCAGGTGCTCGTCGGCCTCGCGATGTTCCTCACCTTCTTCGTGATGTCGCCGGTGCTCGACCGTGCGTACAACGACGGCTACAAGCCGTTCTCCGACGGCGCGATGCCGATGGAGCAGGCCGTGCAGCGCGGCATAGCGCCGTTCAAGACCTTCATGCTGAAGCAGACCCGCGAGACCGATCTCGCGCTGTTCGCGAAGATCTCGAAGGCCGCGCCGATGCAGGGGCCCGAGGACGTGCCGCTGTCGCTGCTCGTGCCCGCGTTCGTCACGAGCGAGCTGAAGACGGGCTTCCAGATCGGCTTCACGGTCTTCATCCCGTTTTTGATCATCGACATGGTCGTCGCGAGCGTGCTGATGTCGATGGGGATGATGATGGTGTCGCCGTCCACCGTGTCGCTGCCGTTCAAGCTGATGCTGTTCGTGCTGGTCGACGGCTGGCAGCTGCTGATCGGCTCGCTCGCGCAAAGCTTCACGTAA
- a CDS encoding response regulator, translated as MKLLLVEDNAELAHWIVNLLRGEDFAVDCVGDGERADTVLKTERYDAVLLDMRLPGISGKEVLARLRRRNDNVPVLMLTAHGSVDDKVDCFGAGADDYVVKPFESRELVARIRALIRRQAGVGTTQLVCGDLVYAFGTREFRCGDAVLALRRREHAILETLMLQQNKTVSKARLMDSVFALDDEPSADAIDIYIHRLRKHLAGSTAEIITLRGLGYILRTKSAQD; from the coding sequence ATGAAACTCCTGCTGGTCGAAGACAACGCCGAACTCGCGCACTGGATCGTGAACCTGCTGCGCGGCGAGGATTTCGCGGTCGACTGCGTCGGCGACGGCGAACGCGCCGACACGGTGCTGAAGACCGAACGCTACGATGCGGTGCTGCTCGACATGCGGCTGCCCGGCATCAGCGGCAAGGAAGTGCTCGCGCGGCTGCGCCGCCGCAACGACAACGTGCCGGTGCTGATGCTGACCGCGCACGGCTCGGTCGACGACAAGGTCGACTGCTTCGGCGCGGGCGCCGACGATTACGTCGTGAAGCCGTTCGAGTCGCGCGAGCTGGTTGCGCGGATTCGCGCGCTGATCCGCCGGCAGGCCGGCGTCGGCACGACGCAGCTCGTGTGCGGCGATCTCGTCTATGCGTTCGGCACACGCGAATTCCGCTGCGGCGATGCGGTGCTCGCGCTGCGCCGCCGCGAGCACGCGATCCTCGAAACACTGATGCTGCAGCAGAACAAGACGGTGTCGAAGGCGCGGCTGATGGACAGCGTGTTCGCCCTCGACGACGAACCGAGCGCCGACGCGATCGACATCTACATCCACCGGCTGCGCAAGCATCTCGCGGGCAGCACGGCGGAAATCATCACGCTGCGCGGGCTCGGTTACATCCTGCGCACGAAGAGCGCGCAGGACTGA
- a CDS encoding porin: protein MKRKTLALSIAAAGLCAGTQAHAQSSVQLYGLMDLSFPTYRTHADANGNHVIGMGNEGEPWFSGSRWGLRGAEDIGGGTKIIFRLESEFVVANGQMEDNGQIFDRDAWVGVEDERFGKLTAGFQNTIARDAAAIYGDPYGSARLSTEEGGWTNSNNFKQMIFYAAGPTGTRYNNGIAWKKLFSNGIFASAGYQFSNSTQFATGSAYQVALGYNGGPFNVSGFYNHVNNGGFTNQTFSVGGNYTFSIVRLNAGYFRYNGDQGSLGQRHDDSWTVSMKIAPKGALDYELGYQQMRVKNAANNSDGFTPNANLGAFSLTNGVANGFKETIYGSVFYHLSKRTEVYLAGDYMKLHGGYTVSSTFGAKNQLELTSGIRTRF, encoded by the coding sequence TTGAAACGAAAAACCCTTGCCCTTTCCATCGCGGCGGCTGGCCTGTGCGCCGGCACCCAGGCGCATGCGCAATCGAGCGTGCAGCTCTACGGCCTGATGGACCTGAGCTTTCCGACCTACCGGACCCACGCCGACGCGAATGGCAATCACGTGATCGGGATGGGCAATGAAGGCGAACCGTGGTTCAGCGGCAGCCGCTGGGGCCTGCGAGGCGCCGAAGACATCGGCGGCGGCACGAAGATCATCTTCCGCCTCGAAAGCGAATTCGTGGTCGCGAACGGCCAGATGGAAGACAACGGCCAGATCTTCGACCGCGATGCGTGGGTCGGCGTCGAGGACGAACGCTTCGGCAAGCTGACAGCCGGCTTCCAGAACACGATCGCGCGCGACGCGGCCGCGATCTACGGCGACCCGTACGGCTCCGCGAGGCTGTCGACCGAGGAAGGCGGCTGGACCAACTCGAACAACTTCAAGCAGATGATCTTCTACGCGGCCGGCCCGACCGGCACGCGCTACAACAACGGCATCGCGTGGAAGAAGCTGTTCAGCAACGGCATCTTCGCGAGCGCCGGCTACCAGTTCAGCAACTCGACGCAGTTCGCGACCGGCTCCGCGTACCAGGTCGCGCTCGGCTACAACGGCGGGCCGTTCAACGTGTCGGGCTTCTACAACCATGTGAACAACGGCGGCTTCACGAACCAGACGTTCTCGGTCGGCGGCAACTACACGTTCAGCATCGTGCGCCTGAATGCCGGCTACTTCCGCTACAACGGCGACCAGGGCTCGCTCGGCCAGCGCCACGACGATTCGTGGACGGTGTCGATGAAGATCGCGCCGAAGGGCGCGCTCGACTACGAGCTCGGCTACCAGCAGATGCGCGTCAAGAACGCCGCGAACAACTCGGACGGCTTCACGCCGAACGCGAACCTCGGCGCATTCAGCCTGACGAACGGCGTCGCCAACGGCTTCAAGGAGACGATCTACGGGTCGGTGTTCTATCACCTGAGCAAGCGCACCGAGGTGTACCTGGCCGGCGACTACATGAAGCTGCACGGCGGCTACACGGTGTCGTCGACGTTCGGCGCGAAGAACCAGCTCGAACTGACCTCGGGCATCCGTACGCGCTTCTGA
- the fliO gene encoding flagellar biosynthetic protein FliO, translating to MSFAQPGRRVRRAIAAAFAVAASFGVSLACAADMNAVNHAGAIASSVVVGSAAPSLGFGAVLQTLVGLAVVIGLVFACAWLARRFGFQPARRGGPLKVVSSVAVGAKESATIVEIGDTWLVLGVAPGNVRLLHTLPAGSPSATAPVDAPAGAASPDGVLPGTFGSRFRDALAGEAAKRLGRGKDR from the coding sequence ATGAGCTTCGCGCAGCCCGGCCGCCGCGTGCGCCGTGCGATCGCGGCGGCGTTTGCCGTCGCCGCTTCGTTCGGCGTGTCGCTTGCCTGCGCCGCCGATATGAACGCGGTGAACCACGCCGGCGCGATCGCGTCGAGCGTGGTGGTCGGTTCGGCCGCGCCGTCGCTCGGCTTCGGCGCGGTGCTGCAGACGCTCGTCGGGCTCGCGGTCGTGATCGGTCTCGTATTCGCGTGCGCGTGGCTCGCGCGCCGTTTCGGCTTCCAGCCCGCGCGGCGCGGCGGCCCGTTGAAGGTCGTGTCGAGCGTCGCGGTCGGTGCGAAGGAAAGCGCGACGATCGTCGAGATCGGCGATACCTGGCTCGTGCTCGGCGTCGCGCCGGGCAACGTGCGACTGCTGCATACGCTGCCGGCCGGCTCGCCTTCGGCCACCGCGCCGGTCGACGCGCCCGCCGGCGCCGCATCGCCCGACGGCGTGCTGCCCGGCACGTTCGGCTCGCGGTTTCGCGACGCGCTCGCGGGCGAAGCCGCGAAACGCCTCGGTCGCGGCAAGGACCGCTGA
- the fliR gene encoding flagellar biosynthetic protein FliR: MFSVTYAQLNGWLTAFLWPFVRMLALVATAPVVGHASVPIRVKIGLGAFMALVVAPTLGAMPDVTVFSAQGIWILVTQFLIGVAMGFTMQIVFAAVEAAGDFIGLSMGLGFATFFDPHTSGATPVMGRFLNAIAMLAFLAVDGHLQVFAALAASFQSLPVSADLLHAPGWRTVAAFGATVFEMGLLLSLPVVAALLIANLALGILNRAAPQIGVFQVGFPVTMLVGLLLVQLMVPNLVPFVSHLFDMGVDAMGRVLIGWR; encoded by the coding sequence ATGTTCTCGGTTACCTACGCGCAGCTCAACGGCTGGCTCACCGCCTTCCTGTGGCCGTTCGTGCGGATGCTCGCGCTCGTCGCGACGGCGCCCGTCGTGGGCCATGCGTCGGTGCCCATCCGCGTGAAGATCGGCCTCGGCGCGTTCATGGCGCTGGTCGTCGCGCCGACGCTCGGCGCGATGCCGGACGTCACCGTGTTCTCCGCGCAGGGCATCTGGATTCTCGTCACGCAGTTCCTGATCGGCGTCGCGATGGGCTTCACGATGCAGATCGTGTTCGCGGCCGTCGAGGCGGCCGGCGACTTCATCGGGCTGTCGATGGGGCTCGGTTTCGCGACCTTCTTCGATCCGCACACGAGCGGCGCGACGCCGGTGATGGGCCGCTTCCTGAACGCGATCGCGATGCTCGCGTTCCTCGCGGTGGACGGGCACCTGCAGGTGTTCGCCGCGCTCGCCGCGTCGTTCCAGTCGCTGCCGGTGTCGGCCGACCTGCTGCACGCGCCCGGCTGGCGCACGGTCGCCGCGTTCGGCGCGACCGTGTTCGAGATGGGGCTGCTGCTGTCGCTGCCGGTGGTCGCGGCGCTGCTGATCGCGAACCTCGCGCTCGGCATCCTGAACCGTGCGGCGCCGCAGATCGGCGTGTTCCAGGTCGGCTTTCCGGTCACGATGCTCGTCGGGCTGTTGCTCGTGCAACTGATGGTGCCGAACCTCGTGCCGTTCGTGTCGCACCTGTTCGACATGGGGGTCGATGCGATGGGGCGAGTGTTGATCGGGTGGCGCTGA
- a CDS encoding site-specific DNA-methyltransferase, with protein sequence MEKTMQKLDAASPQAMSTDFTADNVARLKALFPELVTEGPGGASVDVDVLKALIGERTVGDADERYGFHWHGKRSARQAALTPSTGTLRPCPDDSVAWDDTRHLVIEGDNLDVMKLLHKSYAGKVKLVYIDPPYNTGSDFVYPDDFSDSIRHYLSITGQAEGGVKRSTNTEANGRFHTDWLNMMYPRLKLAHALLSDEGLIAVHIDEHEVHALVLMLREIFGEENELGVAVWDKRNPKGDARGVAYQHESLVLFARNAETLLEQAPLKRPKRNAQRMLDAAHDAVYRSGNAKDAQKAYRAWMKAQTGLSGGEVMYDRLSEEGRVYRLVSMAWPNKKKAPDEYFTPLIHPVTGKPCAMPARGWRNPPATMQALIERGQIEFGADETTQPQRIYYLDENMYENVPSVLPFAGSDDALLKTLGIPFDLPKPVDFAAAVIGWCTRGDDIVLDCFAGSGSTGHAVMQVNATDGGARRYVLVQLPEALDRRDKTQTSAADFCAKLKKPATLAEITKERLRRAAQQVARDYPESYGDLGFRVYRLDTTNVIEWDPRRDDFDHALFASVEHVKTGRTEDDLLAELTLKLGLDLCTPVEHHQVAGKAVHLIGRSIVACFDARIARDDAGPLADGIVALLDASGATRDVTCLFRDSGFVDDVAKLNLAALLEQHGVKRVRSL encoded by the coding sequence ATGGAAAAGACGATGCAGAAACTCGATGCGGCCAGCCCGCAGGCGATGTCGACGGATTTCACCGCCGACAACGTCGCGCGCCTGAAGGCGCTGTTCCCCGAACTCGTGACCGAAGGCCCCGGCGGCGCGTCGGTCGACGTCGACGTGCTGAAGGCGCTGATCGGCGAGCGCACGGTCGGCGACGCCGACGAGCGCTACGGCTTCCACTGGCACGGCAAGCGCAGCGCGCGCCAGGCCGCGCTCACGCCGTCGACGGGCACGCTGCGGCCCTGCCCCGACGACAGCGTCGCGTGGGACGACACGCGCCATCTCGTGATCGAGGGCGACAACCTCGACGTGATGAAGCTGCTGCACAAGAGCTACGCGGGCAAGGTGAAACTCGTCTACATCGACCCGCCGTACAACACGGGCAGCGATTTCGTCTATCCGGACGACTTCAGCGACAGCATCCGTCACTACCTGTCGATCACGGGCCAGGCCGAAGGCGGCGTGAAACGCAGCACGAACACCGAGGCGAACGGCCGGTTCCATACCGACTGGCTGAACATGATGTATCCGCGCCTGAAGCTCGCGCACGCGCTGCTGTCCGACGAAGGGCTGATCGCCGTGCACATCGACGAGCACGAAGTGCATGCACTCGTGCTGATGCTGCGCGAGATCTTCGGCGAGGAGAACGAGCTCGGCGTCGCCGTGTGGGACAAACGCAATCCGAAGGGCGACGCGCGCGGCGTCGCGTACCAGCACGAATCGCTGGTGCTGTTCGCGCGCAACGCCGAGACGCTGCTCGAACAGGCGCCGCTCAAGCGACCGAAGCGCAACGCGCAGCGCATGCTCGACGCCGCGCACGACGCGGTGTACCGCAGCGGCAACGCGAAGGACGCGCAGAAGGCCTACCGCGCGTGGATGAAGGCGCAAACCGGCCTGTCGGGCGGCGAAGTGATGTACGACCGGCTGTCGGAAGAAGGCCGCGTGTACCGCCTCGTGTCGATGGCGTGGCCGAACAAGAAGAAGGCGCCCGACGAATATTTCACGCCGCTGATCCACCCGGTCACCGGCAAGCCGTGCGCGATGCCGGCGCGCGGCTGGCGCAACCCGCCCGCGACGATGCAGGCGCTGATCGAGCGCGGCCAGATCGAATTCGGTGCGGACGAAACCACGCAGCCGCAGCGGATCTACTACCTCGACGAGAACATGTACGAGAACGTGCCGTCGGTGCTGCCGTTCGCGGGCTCCGACGACGCGTTGCTGAAGACGCTCGGCATCCCGTTCGACCTGCCGAAGCCGGTCGATTTCGCGGCGGCCGTGATCGGCTGGTGCACGCGCGGCGACGACATCGTGCTCGACTGCTTCGCGGGCTCCGGCTCGACCGGCCACGCGGTGATGCAGGTGAACGCGACCGACGGCGGCGCGCGCCGCTACGTGCTCGTGCAGCTGCCCGAAGCGCTCGACCGCCGCGACAAGACGCAAACGAGCGCGGCCGATTTCTGCGCGAAGCTGAAAAAGCCCGCGACGCTCGCCGAAATCACCAAGGAACGCCTGCGCCGCGCCGCGCAGCAGGTTGCGCGCGACTATCCGGAAAGCTATGGCGACCTCGGCTTCCGCGTGTATCGGCTCGACACGACCAACGTGATCGAGTGGGACCCGCGCCGTGACGATTTCGACCATGCGCTCTTCGCCTCCGTCGAGCACGTGAAGACCGGCCGCACCGAGGACGACCTGCTCGCCGAGCTGACGCTGAAGCTCGGCCTGGACCTGTGCACGCCGGTCGAGCATCACCAGGTGGCTGGCAAGGCCGTACACCTGATCGGCCGCTCGATCGTCGCGTGCTTCGACGCGCGCATCGCGCGCGACGACGCGGGCCCGCTCGCCGACGGCATCGTCGCGCTCCTCGACGCGAGCGGCGCGACGCGCGACGTCACGTGCCTGTTCCGCGACAGCGGCTTCGTCGACGACGTCGCGAAGCTCAATCTCGCCGCGCTGCTCGAACAGCACGGCGTGAAGCGCGTGCGGAGCCTGTGA
- a CDS encoding ABC transporter substrate-binding protein, translating to MRPILRTLAVAASLSCALAAHPAFADDGGKITIMVGGIAKLIYLPARLTQELGYFKAEGLDVELLSQPAGVDAENELLAGAVQGVVGFYDHTIDLQSKGKDVKAIAVFGQVPGEVEMVSTKAAPTFKSMADAKGKTLGVTGLGSSTSFLTQYLALAHGVPSTQYTMLPVGADASFIAAIKQGRIDAGMTTEPTVSALEKMGDAKVLVDLRTLEGTRAALGGTYPAASLYVQSAWADSHKEQAVKLAHAFAKTMQFIHTHSAEDIAAKMPADYQKDKSLYVTALKASLPMYTADGKMPADGPATVLKVLSAFNPSVKGKHIDLARTYTNDFVNAK from the coding sequence ATGCGACCCATCCTGCGCACCCTCGCCGTTGCAGCCAGCCTGAGCTGCGCGCTTGCCGCTCACCCCGCTTTCGCCGACGACGGCGGCAAGATCACGATCATGGTCGGCGGGATCGCGAAACTGATCTACCTGCCCGCGCGGCTCACGCAGGAACTCGGCTACTTCAAGGCCGAAGGGCTCGACGTCGAGCTGCTGTCGCAACCGGCCGGCGTCGACGCCGAGAACGAGCTGCTCGCGGGCGCCGTGCAGGGCGTCGTCGGCTTCTACGACCACACGATCGACCTGCAGAGCAAGGGCAAGGACGTGAAGGCGATCGCCGTATTCGGCCAGGTGCCGGGCGAAGTCGAGATGGTGTCGACCAAGGCCGCGCCGACGTTCAAGTCGATGGCCGACGCGAAGGGCAAGACGCTCGGCGTGACCGGCCTCGGCTCGTCGACGAGCTTCCTCACGCAATACCTCGCGCTTGCGCACGGCGTGCCGTCGACGCAGTACACGATGCTGCCGGTCGGCGCTGACGCGAGCTTCATCGCCGCGATCAAGCAGGGCCGCATCGACGCCGGGATGACGACCGAGCCGACGGTGTCCGCGCTCGAGAAGATGGGCGACGCGAAGGTGCTGGTCGACCTGCGCACGCTGGAAGGCACGCGTGCCGCGCTCGGCGGCACCTACCCGGCTGCGAGCCTGTACGTGCAATCCGCATGGGCCGATTCGCACAAGGAGCAGGCCGTGAAGCTCGCGCACGCGTTCGCGAAGACGATGCAGTTCATCCACACGCACAGCGCCGAGGACATCGCCGCGAAGATGCCGGCCGACTACCAGAAGGACAAGTCGCTGTACGTGACCGCGCTGAAGGCGTCGCTGCCGATGTATACGGCCGACGGGAAGATGCCGGCCGATGGCCCGGCGACCGTGCTGAAGGTGCTGTCGGCGTTCAATCCGTCGGTGAAGGGCAAGCACATCGACCTCGCGCGCACCTACACGAACGATTTCGTGAACGCGAAGTAA
- a CDS encoding ABC transporter permease, whose protein sequence is MTDMTLPPTATPATTLEDDERAAQRRLRRRRNLIVTLRIAVLVIVLGGWELAARLKWIDPFFFSMPSLIFEQIQDWFVNGTSQGPLLTQVWVTLEETGIGFIIGSVAGVICGIVLGRNKLMADVFGLYIQIANSIPRVVLGSIFVIALGLGMASKIALAVVMVFFVVFGNAFQGVREADRYLIANAQILGASRRQITTAVVIPSALSWILASLHVSFGFALVGAVVGEFLGSKQGIGLLISTAQGAFNASGVFAAMIVLAVVALAADYLLTWLEKRLLKWRPAAF, encoded by the coding sequence ATGACCGACATGACGCTTCCCCCCACCGCCACTCCGGCAACGACGCTCGAGGACGACGAGCGCGCCGCGCAACGCCGGCTGCGCCGCCGGCGCAACCTCATCGTCACGCTGCGGATCGCCGTGCTCGTCATCGTGCTAGGCGGGTGGGAACTCGCCGCACGACTCAAGTGGATCGATCCGTTCTTCTTCTCGATGCCGTCGCTGATCTTCGAACAGATCCAGGACTGGTTCGTGAACGGCACGTCGCAGGGCCCGCTGCTCACGCAGGTCTGGGTCACGCTGGAAGAAACCGGGATCGGCTTCATCATCGGCTCGGTCGCCGGCGTGATCTGCGGGATCGTGCTCGGCCGCAACAAGCTGATGGCCGACGTGTTCGGTCTCTATATCCAGATCGCGAACTCGATTCCGCGCGTCGTGCTCGGCTCGATCTTCGTGATCGCGCTCGGCCTCGGGATGGCGTCGAAGATCGCGCTGGCCGTCGTGATGGTGTTCTTCGTCGTGTTCGGCAACGCGTTCCAGGGCGTGCGCGAAGCCGACCGCTACCTGATCGCGAACGCGCAGATCCTCGGCGCGTCGCGCCGGCAGATCACCACGGCGGTCGTGATCCCGTCCGCGCTCTCCTGGATTCTCGCGAGCCTGCACGTGAGCTTCGGTTTCGCGCTGGTCGGCGCGGTCGTCGGCGAATTCCTGGGTTCCAAGCAAGGGATCGGCCTGCTAATCTCCACCGCCCAGGGCGCGTTCAACGCGAGCGGCGTGTTCGCGGCGATGATCGTGCTGGCCGTGGTCGCGCTGGCCGCCGATTACCTGCTGACCTGGCTCGAGAAGCGGCTGCTGAAGTGGCGCCCCGCCGCGTTCTGA
- the fliQ gene encoding flagellar biosynthesis protein FliQ, giving the protein MTPEQVMTLAHQAMMVGLLLAAPLLLVALAVGLVVSLFQAATQINEATLSFIPKLLAVAATLVIAGPWMMTTMLDYLRQTLLHVATLGVG; this is encoded by the coding sequence ATGACGCCCGAACAAGTCATGACCCTTGCGCACCAGGCGATGATGGTCGGCCTGCTGCTCGCTGCCCCGCTGCTGCTGGTCGCGCTCGCGGTCGGCCTCGTCGTGAGCCTGTTCCAGGCCGCGACGCAGATCAACGAGGCGACGCTGTCGTTCATCCCGAAGCTGCTCGCGGTCGCCGCGACGCTCGTGATCGCCGGCCCGTGGATGATGACGACGATGCTCGACTACCTGCGGCAGACGCTGCTGCACGTCGCGACGCTCGGCGTCGGCTGA